A genomic stretch from Shewanella woodyi ATCC 51908 includes:
- a CDS encoding porin family protein: MKTKLSLLAICVAGFNSHYAFAAPDPVKLQQAIAKQELELKQLKKDLAELAAQQNVQREEQKKQAKVIEVAKQEATESKFSKFSFKSYGSVNYTSDEYYQNVQDTTPERRGRFDLERIVTEFGYQFNDEWDMEVEIEYEHGGTGAALEYDGFDEFGEFESEIEAGGEVMIEKAQLRYRPSDAFGVKFGNIHLPIGLSSILHKPDQYLTVLRHRSEAAVLPAVWNETGVGVFGEVANFHYQAQVVSGLNSEYFRTYDWVASGHQKRFEHVNADDLAYAVRLDYGSFKEGSAIGVAYYYGNTSGNRHKSNKVSGDGTVSILALSGAYVQGPWILRGQYLNGTLSDSDAITQANKTTPGLKPGNFAQLGSKSEAFFVEAGFDLTDFTSIPLTVFANIDYSNPLAEVETGTATKRYENTWTSVGVNYFPIPEIVIKAEAGRQQVAVAAIPDTNFFALGVGYQFSL, translated from the coding sequence TTAATAGTCACTATGCTTTTGCTGCGCCGGATCCGGTGAAACTACAACAAGCTATTGCGAAGCAGGAGCTTGAGCTCAAACAGTTAAAAAAAGATTTAGCTGAACTTGCAGCTCAACAAAACGTACAGCGTGAAGAGCAAAAAAAACAAGCTAAAGTGATAGAAGTCGCTAAGCAGGAAGCGACTGAAAGCAAATTCAGTAAGTTCAGCTTTAAATCCTACGGTAGCGTTAATTACACCAGCGATGAATATTATCAGAATGTTCAGGACACCACTCCAGAGCGACGTGGTCGTTTCGATCTTGAACGTATCGTCACCGAATTTGGTTACCAGTTTAACGACGAATGGGACATGGAAGTTGAGATCGAATATGAGCATGGTGGTACAGGTGCAGCTCTTGAGTACGACGGATTCGATGAGTTTGGTGAGTTTGAATCTGAGATAGAGGCGGGTGGCGAAGTGATGATTGAGAAGGCTCAACTTCGCTATCGTCCAAGCGATGCTTTTGGGGTTAAGTTCGGTAATATTCATCTGCCTATCGGGCTCTCTAGTATCTTGCATAAACCAGATCAGTATTTGACTGTGCTGCGGCATAGAAGTGAAGCTGCTGTCTTGCCTGCAGTTTGGAATGAAACAGGTGTTGGCGTTTTTGGTGAAGTGGCTAATTTCCATTACCAGGCACAAGTTGTCAGCGGGCTAAACTCTGAGTATTTCAGAACTTATGACTGGGTGGCCTCTGGTCACCAGAAGCGGTTTGAGCACGTTAATGCCGACGATCTCGCGTATGCTGTGCGTCTTGATTACGGCAGCTTTAAAGAGGGAAGTGCGATAGGTGTCGCTTACTATTATGGTAACACCTCCGGAAACCGCCATAAGAGTAATAAGGTGAGTGGCGATGGTACTGTGAGCATTCTTGCGCTTTCTGGTGCTTATGTACAAGGTCCCTGGATTCTCCGTGGTCAATATCTAAATGGCACACTAAGTGACTCTGATGCCATTACTCAGGCAAATAAAACTACACCAGGTTTGAAGCCAGGTAACTTTGCTCAACTAGGCTCTAAATCTGAGGCTTTCTTTGTTGAAGCAGGCTTTGACCTAACCGATTTCACCTCCATCCCTTTAACCGTTTTTGCCAATATAGATTACTCAAATCCTCTAGCCGAAGTTGAAACGGGTACAGCGACTAAACGCTATGAAAACACCTGGACTAGTGTGGGAGTTAACTACTTCCCTATTCCTGAGATAGTCATTAAGGCTGAAGCTGGCAGACAGCAAGTGGCTGTGGCAGCGATACCTGACACTAACTTCTTCGCCCTAGGCGTGGGTTACCAATTCTCTCTATAG
- a CDS encoding imelysin family protein — MKQLKYSAIAIALISTLAACGGSGSDDTTPTPVDDKFEFAATEMITNLTDDVIVSGYASLATKGEEMLLATQTLVSNKTQANLLAAQEAWKAARLPWEQGESHIFGPVDSLGIDPHLDSWPLNTTDLTTVLASNAGFDAETIKGWNDDVQGFHTMEYLLFGDGVADNEKAIAELTQAESEYLMGLAEVFRDYTKTLDDAWQVSHDGSGKAYGELVKTPGSEGNTFYSSQVGVIEELINGMIGIVDEVGNGKIADPFGTSAATADTSKVESQYSWNSLTDFSDNIIGVRNVYQGELTGAADKQGIIDFVKAADEVLALRVGSEIDDAIIKIKAISGSNNMPFRQAISDAEGRVRVQTAVDALTKLQTSLESDVLPLLSKWKV; from the coding sequence ATGAAACAACTTAAGTACTCAGCCATTGCCATTGCGCTTATTTCAACTTTAGCCGCGTGCGGTGGCTCGGGCAGCGATGACACAACTCCAACGCCAGTGGATGATAAGTTTGAGTTTGCGGCAACTGAGATGATCACCAATTTAACTGATGATGTCATTGTTAGTGGTTATGCATCTTTGGCGACTAAGGGTGAGGAGATGTTACTTGCCACGCAAACTTTGGTGTCGAATAAGACTCAGGCTAACTTACTTGCCGCACAGGAAGCGTGGAAAGCGGCGCGCCTGCCATGGGAGCAAGGTGAGTCACATATCTTTGGTCCAGTCGATTCGTTGGGTATTGATCCACATTTAGATAGCTGGCCACTCAACACTACTGATTTAACCACTGTACTTGCCAGTAACGCAGGTTTCGATGCTGAGACTATTAAAGGCTGGAACGATGATGTTCAAGGCTTCCATACAATGGAGTACCTACTATTTGGTGATGGTGTCGCAGATAACGAGAAAGCGATAGCTGAGCTAACTCAAGCGGAGAGTGAGTACCTGATGGGACTTGCAGAGGTCTTTCGTGATTACACTAAGACACTCGATGATGCTTGGCAAGTAAGCCATGACGGCAGCGGTAAAGCTTATGGTGAGTTAGTAAAAACGCCTGGCAGTGAAGGCAATACTTTCTACAGTTCTCAGGTCGGTGTGATTGAGGAGCTTATCAACGGCATGATCGGCATTGTCGATGAGGTGGGTAATGGAAAAATTGCCGATCCTTTCGGTACATCTGCAGCCACCGCCGACACCTCTAAAGTGGAGTCTCAGTATTCATGGAACTCTCTAACCGACTTTAGCGACAACATCATAGGTGTTCGTAATGTGTATCAAGGAGAGCTAACAGGCGCTGCTGATAAACAAGGGATCATCGATTTCGTTAAAGCTGCTGATGAAGTCTTAGCCCTGCGTGTAGGGAGTGAAATTGATGACGCCATTATTAAGATTAAGGCTATCTCAGGCTCGAATAACATGCCGTTTCGCCAGGCTATCTCAGATGCTGAGGGCCGCGTACGAGTGCAAACTGCAGTCGATGCCTTAACTAAGCTGCAGACAAGCCTTGAATCAGATGTACTTCCACTGCTGAGTAAGTGGAAAGTTTAA
- a CDS encoding di-heme oxidoredictase family protein — MIMTNIDKISLRFSPKPLSLTFALCIGLTACGGSGDEVVEPKPDEKVYPAYTDIKASGGETTTFDASQSGHGFSTPAPNLADTELEHHLEGDLSFETAFTTAPNSEHPELDGLGPVFNNADCNSCHQRDGRNSTPIVPAGKTRIKLGSEAGLFLRISKAADEVCSVGTAANDYCAPIPVPNFGGQLFHRGVLKARPDWEENLFGGQADVYLSFETKEVTYPDGSVTVLKKPLFAVENPYDAPGETVNSANVTSDLLQDDVLMGWRNGMPVFGLGLLEAIPEADILALVDADDANGDTISGRANFVFDAVKAKAGNTNPVSLGRFGWKANTPSVRVQSLGALRGDIGITNPLFPDESIAGTALHDSYLTRTGFVDTGSDENGAPEASAEFSDSVVFYAETLAVPARRNVESPDVREGARLFEQLNCTGCHKASFVTQSSGDIGGAPMSDALKGQTIYPFTDMLLHDMGEELADGRPDFLADGSEWRTRPLWGIGLTQTVNPQAGFLHDGRAATVEEAILWHGGEAQKSRDEFMALTLDERKQVIAFLMSL, encoded by the coding sequence ATGATAATGACCAATATAGATAAAATAAGCCTTAGGTTCTCTCCTAAGCCATTGAGCTTAACATTCGCTCTGTGTATAGGATTAACTGCTTGTGGTGGCTCAGGTGATGAAGTGGTGGAGCCTAAACCTGATGAGAAAGTGTATCCCGCTTATACCGACATAAAAGCGAGTGGCGGTGAGACAACTACATTCGATGCCTCTCAGTCTGGTCATGGCTTCTCGACTCCCGCACCTAATCTGGCAGATACAGAGCTTGAGCATCACTTAGAAGGCGATCTGAGTTTCGAAACAGCCTTTACCACTGCGCCTAATAGTGAGCACCCTGAGCTCGATGGTTTGGGCCCTGTATTTAATAATGCCGACTGTAACTCCTGTCATCAACGAGACGGTCGTAACTCAACTCCCATTGTACCAGCTGGTAAAACACGAATTAAGTTAGGCTCTGAAGCTGGACTGTTTCTGCGTATCAGCAAGGCAGCCGATGAGGTGTGCAGTGTTGGCACTGCGGCTAATGATTACTGCGCGCCAATTCCAGTTCCTAATTTTGGTGGTCAGTTATTCCATCGTGGTGTGTTAAAGGCACGTCCCGACTGGGAAGAAAACCTCTTCGGTGGTCAAGCTGATGTGTATCTCTCCTTTGAAACTAAAGAGGTTACCTACCCAGATGGCAGTGTCACTGTTTTGAAGAAGCCCCTATTTGCCGTTGAAAATCCCTATGATGCACCTGGTGAAACGGTTAACAGTGCTAACGTGACCTCAGATCTGCTTCAGGATGATGTCTTAATGGGCTGGCGCAATGGTATGCCTGTTTTTGGTCTAGGTCTGCTTGAGGCTATTCCTGAAGCGGATATTTTGGCATTAGTAGATGCTGATGATGCAAACGGTGACACTATCTCAGGTAGAGCTAACTTTGTGTTTGATGCGGTAAAAGCTAAAGCGGGTAACACTAACCCTGTGTCACTAGGACGTTTTGGCTGGAAGGCAAATACCCCAAGTGTCAGAGTGCAATCCTTGGGGGCGTTACGTGGAGATATTGGGATCACAAATCCGCTGTTCCCGGATGAGAGTATTGCGGGCACGGCGCTGCATGATAGTTACTTAACCCGCACTGGCTTTGTCGACACAGGCAGTGATGAAAATGGCGCACCAGAAGCAAGCGCTGAATTCAGTGACTCGGTGGTTTTTTACGCAGAGACACTCGCTGTTCCTGCTAGGCGAAATGTAGAGAGTCCAGATGTTCGTGAAGGTGCACGTCTATTTGAGCAGCTTAACTGTACAGGCTGTCATAAGGCGAGTTTTGTGACTCAATCATCTGGCGATATTGGTGGGGCACCTATGAGCGATGCCCTTAAGGGGCAAACTATCTATCCATTTACCGATATGCTGCTTCATGACATGGGTGAAGAGTTAGCCGATGGTCGTCCTGACTTCCTTGCTGATGGGAGTGAGTGGCGAACGCGTCCTCTTTGGGGAATAGGTTTAACTCAAACAGTGAACCCACAAGCTGGCTTTTTACATGATGGCCGGGCGGCAACAGTAGAGGAGGCGATTCTCTGGCATGGTGGAGAGGCGCAAAAGAGTCGTGATGAGTTTATGGCGTTAACCTTGGATGAGCGTAAGCAAGTTATCGCATTTTTGATGTCACTTTAA
- the hemG gene encoding menaquinone-dependent protoporphyrinogen IX dehydrogenase, with product MSNILIIYSSVHGQTRKICAYLEDKFVALGDKVTMSSLDQVPDLNDFDKVVLGASIRHGKHNPNVYDFISQNRGILEKKTSSFFSVNLVARKPAKNTPQTNPYMLAFIEKSEWKPNLLQVFAGSLNYQGYGIVDRNIIRFIMWMTKGPTDAQTNIEYTDWAKVDLFSSEFHAL from the coding sequence GTGAGTAATATTCTAATTATCTATTCGAGTGTGCATGGCCAGACCCGTAAGATCTGCGCTTATCTAGAGGATAAGTTTGTCGCCTTAGGTGATAAGGTCACCATGAGCAGTTTAGATCAGGTTCCCGATCTTAATGACTTCGATAAAGTGGTACTCGGAGCGAGCATTCGCCATGGAAAACATAATCCAAATGTTTACGATTTTATTTCCCAAAACCGCGGGATATTAGAGAAGAAAACCTCTAGTTTTTTCTCGGTCAACTTAGTGGCTCGAAAGCCCGCCAAAAATACTCCGCAAACAAACCCTTATATGTTGGCATTTATTGAGAAAAGTGAATGGAAACCGAATTTGCTACAGGTGTTTGCTGGTAGCTTAAATTATCAAGGCTACGGCATTGTCGATCGCAATATCATTCGCTTTATCATGTGGATGACTAAGGGCCCAACAGATGCCCAGACCAATATTGAATATACCGATTGGGCTAAAGTCGACCTTTTTTCCAGCGAGTTTCACGCCCTGTAG
- a CDS encoding cytochrome b/b6 domain-containing protein, with protein MVSIFARVRHIITRLSAYQHLLLILLSLYLILTSGWLMMGRSLRASASLWDMTHVYLGLFATLIACLFLISNSTGGKWRQYFPWLIGDAGQLLRDLKGLLKGKLPTSGGRGLFSWVEGIGMLLLVAVGITGTMWFIMQGSSDALVWRSYHILLAKGFIGFILVHILFACLHLLDFVRN; from the coding sequence ATGGTGAGTATTTTTGCTAGGGTTCGTCACATTATTACGCGACTGAGTGCGTACCAACACCTGCTGCTTATTCTGCTCTCACTTTATCTGATCTTGACCAGCGGTTGGCTTATGATGGGGCGTAGCCTAAGGGCGAGTGCATCATTGTGGGATATGACCCACGTATACTTGGGGTTGTTTGCAACCTTGATTGCTTGTCTATTTCTCATATCAAATAGTACCGGTGGAAAATGGCGGCAGTATTTTCCTTGGCTGATAGGGGACGCGGGGCAGTTGCTTAGGGATCTTAAAGGACTGCTTAAAGGGAAGCTTCCTACAAGTGGTGGCCGCGGTCTCTTCAGTTGGGTTGAAGGGATAGGCATGTTGTTACTGGTAGCTGTCGGCATAACTGGTACCATGTGGTTTATCATGCAGGGTAGCAGTGATGCCCTAGTATGGCGCAGTTATCATATATTACTGGCCAAAGGCTTTATCGGTTTTATCTTGGTACATATCCTGTTTGCGTGTCTGCATCTATTAGATTTCGTTAGGAATTGA
- a CDS encoding glycosyltransferase, with the protein MALKSLCESRLAEDFEFSITHIDLATHRIKRFEADIIVLHTSSSWRKLPGFISLCFKNRGTPLLLQEHHYCEGFVAHELPNKWRFFLMLKLSYTLMDRVLAVSVAQAKWLLDNRLVNADKLVVLKQARPVNTLLSLPEKALSFPIQLAAYGRFHKQKGFDLLLKAMEKLPSEKVELRLAGSGEMSPLLDSMAATLENVTLIGEIEDVPLFLSSCDAVVIPSRWEPFGLICQESIAAGKMIVTTSVDGLSEQLAELLATRGDEELSVLLTEQSVNGLVDALECLISQAEHKLAVEKVRCLSNLTYEDRCIAAKCWPTLVETWRELLFSEQHRAKRLQ; encoded by the coding sequence TTGGCTCTAAAGAGTTTGTGCGAGTCAAGATTGGCGGAGGATTTTGAGTTTTCCATTACTCATATTGATCTTGCAACCCACCGCATTAAGCGATTTGAGGCCGATATTATTGTGCTTCATACCTCATCTTCATGGAGAAAACTGCCAGGGTTTATCTCACTTTGCTTCAAAAACCGAGGCACACCTTTACTGCTTCAAGAGCACCATTATTGCGAAGGGTTTGTCGCCCATGAGTTGCCTAATAAGTGGCGTTTCTTTCTAATGCTTAAGCTGAGTTACACTCTGATGGACAGAGTGTTGGCCGTCTCTGTCGCCCAGGCTAAATGGTTACTTGATAATCGCTTGGTTAACGCAGATAAGCTGGTGGTACTCAAGCAGGCAAGACCCGTTAATACCTTACTCTCTTTGCCTGAAAAGGCGCTCTCGTTTCCTATTCAACTAGCAGCCTATGGTCGGTTTCATAAGCAGAAAGGGTTTGATCTCTTGCTTAAGGCGATGGAGAAGCTCCCCTCTGAAAAAGTGGAGTTAAGGCTCGCTGGAAGCGGTGAGATGTCACCACTTTTAGATTCGATGGCCGCGACTCTGGAAAACGTTACCTTGATTGGAGAGATTGAAGATGTCCCCCTATTTTTATCCTCCTGTGATGCAGTGGTTATCCCATCTCGTTGGGAGCCTTTTGGCTTGATATGCCAGGAGTCGATTGCAGCGGGAAAAATGATTGTGACAACCTCAGTAGATGGCTTATCGGAGCAGTTGGCAGAACTGTTAGCGACAAGAGGTGACGAGGAGCTATCTGTGCTGCTGACGGAGCAGAGCGTTAATGGTCTGGTTGATGCGCTGGAGTGCTTAATTTCTCAAGCTGAGCATAAGTTAGCGGTCGAGAAGGTGAGGTGTTTATCAAACTTAACCTATGAAGATAGATGTATAGCAGCAAAGTGTTGGCCAACACTCGTTGAAACTTGGAGAGAGCTACTTTTCTCTGAACAGCATAGAGCAAAAAGGCTCCAGTAG
- a CDS encoding thiol:disulfide interchange protein DsbA/DsbL encodes MIKHIALALTLAIAPLSSFASQFVEGKHFTQVSNKAASTQPKLTEFYSFYCHNCYNMETQYLGDIKANLNKKVKFDSKHVDFMNSEIGTEVMRSLGVIQALDASQKDKLTLAMFAAIQGEEEAGSHDHAHDHSAHDKPELNNRDDIKKVFAAHGIDGKKYDELADSKVVDSKLALWRVQQREFRVQSVPAFIVNDKYAINMGEIRSLGQLIDLINYLALDHKS; translated from the coding sequence TTGATTAAACATATCGCATTAGCGCTAACATTAGCCATAGCACCATTGAGCAGCTTTGCCTCACAGTTTGTTGAAGGTAAGCACTTTACCCAGGTCTCTAACAAGGCAGCAAGCACTCAACCTAAATTGACTGAGTTCTACTCATTTTACTGCCACAACTGTTACAACATGGAAACTCAATACCTAGGCGACATCAAAGCTAACCTAAATAAGAAGGTCAAGTTTGATAGTAAGCATGTTGATTTCATGAACAGTGAAATTGGTACCGAAGTGATGCGCTCTCTTGGGGTGATCCAAGCATTAGATGCAAGTCAAAAAGATAAACTAACTCTCGCTATGTTTGCCGCTATTCAAGGGGAAGAAGAGGCTGGTAGTCATGACCACGCCCATGATCACAGCGCCCATGATAAGCCTGAATTAAACAACCGTGATGACATCAAAAAGGTCTTCGCAGCACATGGTATCGACGGTAAAAAGTATGACGAGCTAGCAGACAGCAAAGTTGTCGATAGCAAGCTAGCACTTTGGCGTGTTCAACAAAGAGAGTTCCGCGTTCAGAGTGTTCCAGCGTTTATCGTCAACGATAAGTACGCCATCAACATGGGTGAGATCCGCTCTTTAGGGCAACTGATTGATCTCATCAACTACTTGGCATTAGACCACAAGTCTTAA
- a CDS encoding DNA-J related domain-containing protein, which yields MLFAKGSAQTSPLITCEPEAGVTNIKGDNPLIWPLFSLLQNSNHSWKVHLLATELQAKGLMQDLDDDQDKALFKRNFLLMNALFQLQDILLPEHWLQVKAMEIQIFNIIPTNLESSLREDDALREYYLNWVNYDTCPNIIREMLESFWSRYEEYIGTNPNLMHKDQALKVFELNHDATNREVRRRWRKLALQWHPDRPDGNTVQFRKVCEAWQTLRENL from the coding sequence ATGCTATTTGCCAAGGGGTCAGCACAAACATCGCCACTTATCACCTGCGAACCTGAAGCGGGAGTCACAAATATAAAAGGAGATAATCCACTTATCTGGCCTCTCTTTAGTCTGCTACAAAACTCAAATCACAGTTGGAAGGTACACCTATTAGCGACTGAGTTACAGGCAAAAGGCTTGATGCAAGACCTCGACGACGATCAGGATAAAGCCTTGTTTAAAAGAAATTTTCTACTAATGAACGCCCTTTTTCAGTTGCAAGATATTCTTCTGCCTGAGCATTGGCTGCAAGTTAAAGCTATGGAGATTCAAATATTCAACATTATCCCCACTAACCTTGAATCAAGCCTGCGAGAAGATGATGCACTAAGGGAGTATTATCTGAACTGGGTTAACTACGATACTTGCCCCAATATCATCCGAGAGATGCTTGAGTCATTCTGGAGTCGTTACGAGGAGTACATTGGCACTAATCCTAATCTGATGCATAAAGATCAAGCACTCAAAGTTTTTGAGCTCAATCATGATGCAACAAACAGAGAGGTACGCCGTCGCTGGAGAAAACTAGCACTACAGTGGCATCCAGACCGCCCTGACGGTAACACGGTCCAATTTCGAAAAGTGTGTGAGGCTTGGCAAACTCTACGTGAGAATTTGTAG
- a CDS encoding CHASE domain-containing protein, giving the protein MMPVYKAFSRRFIILSMLLGLLLSGFFGAMLYQKELAIIETDFKRDVDDKAMALERELLANLEVLFAIKSLFNSSEEVTANEFENLASDFLARHHDIQALEWAPKVTGDNREAFEAARREIYPDFEFTERASQGSMTKAGIRDVYFPVYFVEPLKGNEVAFGFDLASNESRLSMINRAIDRDLTLATKSITLVQEVFDQKGFLIVMPVYEGEPSTVSKRQEKLQGIVLGVYRIADIFESAVKHTGATGIRLLLKDNTGADAEELYANYSSDKVLGSLQKSFSYSRSLKRIGGRQWTLIATPSQGYIAERQSLLPFFVCAFGSIFVLVGGGYIFLATEHSTMIREEAVERNRELDEAKLALEELSFTDGLTGIANRQCFDIRFEEEWLRALRDGTSLSLIMVDLDNFRLFNNTYGYIGGDQCLRDIANKLALTTNRTTDLVARYDADQFVILLPNTDEPVLLADKCRINIEKLHIPYQASSVSDYMTVSVGVASMIPTKHRSQADFMANVKELLAQAKELGKNRVGIARDILAANRGDILKFQYSQGRSTE; this is encoded by the coding sequence ATGATGCCTGTTTATAAGGCTTTTTCTCGTCGATTTATTATCTTATCTATGCTGCTGGGATTATTACTGTCAGGGTTTTTTGGTGCCATGCTCTATCAAAAAGAGCTAGCAATTATAGAGACAGACTTTAAAAGAGATGTAGACGATAAAGCGATGGCGCTGGAGCGAGAGTTGCTGGCCAATTTGGAGGTGCTTTTTGCTATTAAAAGTTTATTTAACAGCTCTGAAGAGGTGACAGCCAACGAATTTGAAAATTTAGCCAGTGACTTTTTGGCTAGGCATCATGATATACAGGCTCTGGAGTGGGCGCCGAAGGTAACAGGTGATAATAGGGAGGCGTTTGAAGCAGCTCGAAGAGAGATCTATCCGGATTTTGAATTTACTGAGCGCGCATCTCAAGGGAGTATGACTAAAGCGGGTATACGTGATGTGTACTTCCCTGTTTATTTTGTCGAGCCGCTTAAGGGCAATGAGGTTGCATTTGGCTTTGATCTGGCATCGAATGAGAGTCGTCTTAGTATGATAAATAGAGCAATTGATAGAGATCTTACGCTTGCGACTAAAAGCATTACTTTAGTTCAGGAGGTGTTTGACCAAAAAGGCTTCCTTATTGTTATGCCTGTGTATGAAGGTGAGCCGAGTACTGTGAGTAAACGTCAGGAGAAGTTACAAGGCATCGTTCTAGGCGTTTACCGGATTGCCGATATTTTTGAATCGGCTGTGAAGCATACTGGTGCTACCGGGATTAGATTATTGTTGAAAGACAATACAGGCGCCGATGCAGAAGAGCTTTATGCTAACTATTCGAGCGATAAAGTGTTGGGAAGTCTACAAAAAAGTTTTAGCTATAGCAGATCGCTTAAACGAATAGGTGGTCGGCAATGGACCTTGATTGCAACCCCAAGCCAAGGATATATTGCTGAGCGCCAAAGTTTATTGCCTTTTTTCGTGTGTGCGTTTGGCTCTATTTTTGTTTTAGTCGGTGGTGGGTATATCTTTCTGGCTACTGAGCACTCCACTATGATTCGCGAAGAAGCTGTAGAGAGAAATAGAGAGTTAGATGAAGCTAAATTAGCGTTGGAGGAACTCTCTTTTACGGACGGTCTGACTGGAATTGCCAATCGGCAATGCTTTGATATTCGCTTCGAAGAGGAGTGGTTAAGGGCGTTACGGGATGGAACTTCACTGTCGCTAATCATGGTGGATCTGGATAATTTTAGGCTTTTCAATAACACCTATGGCTATATCGGTGGGGATCAGTGTTTACGTGATATTGCCAATAAACTCGCGCTGACCACGAACCGAACCACAGACTTGGTGGCACGCTACGATGCTGATCAATTTGTTATCTTGCTGCCCAATACCGATGAACCTGTGCTTTTGGCTGATAAGTGCCGCATCAATATTGAAAAGCTTCATATCCCTTATCAAGCCTCTTCGGTTTCAGATTATATGACTGTCAGTGTAGGGGTTGCGAGTATGATCCCGACTAAACATAGGTCACAGGCTGATTTTATGGCCAATGTTAAGGAGTTGCTGGCTCAAGCTAAAGAGCTAGGTAAAAATCGTGTGGGTATCGCCCGCGATATTTTAGCGGCGAATAGAGGAGATATACTTAAATTTCAATACTCTCAGGGTCGTTCAACTGAGTGA